Genomic segment of Niallia taxi:
TTAAAAACATGGCAATAAACGAATCCCCGGCTCCAAGCGTATCAATCACATTGGCATTGATAATTGGCTGTTCAAATATATGACCATCAGCAAGTAATAATGACCCTTCATCTCCTCTAGTTATGCCAACAAATGGAGTTCCCAATTCATTCACATGGTGCATGAACGCGATACACTCTGATTTGGTGAGATCACTACCAGAGAAAAAGGCATATTGAATATACGGGCAAATTGTTTGGATATATTCATCTTCGCGGCGTGATGAAAAATCAAACGAGATTGGCACCATATCGGCCAAAACAGGCAGCTCTGTTTCAATACGGCTATAGACGCTTGTATGCATTAAGTCGTGTGATGCAATGAAATCCAGGTCTGCTTCCGTGAAGTTCAATTTAACAAGAGATTGGACACCACCCTTATTAGAGCTAACGAAAACGCGGTCACCATCGTCATTTAACGCAACGACAGATTCCCAGTTTGGTCCATATGCTTTTCTAATTCTTGAGACATCGATATTTTCTGAAACAAGACTTTTTAATACATGGTCACCTGCCGTATCATCACCTAATATTCCAATGTAGGAACTTTTTGTGACACCATTTC
This window contains:
- a CDS encoding PfkB family carbohydrate kinase — its product is MKLIGVGDNVVDFYKDRGEIYPGGNALNVAVLAKRNGVTKSSYIGILGDDTAGDHVLKSLVSENIDVSRIRKAYGPNWESVVALNDDGDRVFVSSNKGGVQSLVKLNFTEADLDFIASHDLMHTSVYSRIETELPVLADMVPISFDFSSRREDEYIQTICPYIQYAFFSGSDLTKSECIAFMHHVNELGTPFVGITRGDEGSLLLADGHIFEQPIINANVIDTLGAGDSFIAMFLTQFHPSRNAQEAMQLAATAAAKVCESYGAFGYGLKKDLSVNV